A region from the Myripristis murdjan chromosome 23, fMyrMur1.1, whole genome shotgun sequence genome encodes:
- the LOC115355119 gene encoding alpha-(1,3)-fucosyltransferase 9-like: MVLCVLGVFIVYYKPDISIPTFSIHMVSQKEGDNHSRPTVVCPQQPNCSSEQNISQVQKIQAAEGDAEPDTIILIWMWPFGFKFDLSCRVFGITGCHLTDDKSLYRKAHGVLFHHRDIHGDLGNMPKEPRPWFQKWVCSNAESPANSGRIPGFDHLFNLTCNYRRDADIPVPYGYLVPVTDRDQSFKLPAKDKLVCWIVSNWNPNFKRVQFYNELKNHINIDVYGNAFDRRVNNQDFPKIISSCKFYLSFENSIHTDYITEKLYNPLKLGTVPVVLGPTRQNYENYVPGDSFIHVDDFASPKELAERLLYLDQHPTEYSRYFNWREHFKVIQAQFGREHACRSCDYLQKHRGYQVFHDLNKWYWG; this comes from the coding sequence ATGGTGTTGTGTGTTCTGGGTGTCTTCATCGTGTACTACAAACCTGACATCAGCATCCCCACTTTTAGCATCCACATGGTCTCTCAAAAGGAGGGAGACAATCATTCCCGTCCCACAGTTGTGTGTCCACAACAACCAAATTGTTCCTCAGAGCAGAACATCAGTCAGGTGCAGAAGATCCAGGCTGCAGAAGGGGATGCAGAGCCTGACACCATCATTTTGATCTGGATGTGGCCGTTTGGCTTCAAGTTTGATCTGAGCTGCAGAGTGTTCGGTATCACAGGATGTCACTTGACAGATGACAAGAGTCTGTACAGAAAGGCCCATGGTGTGCTCTTCCATCACAGGGACATCCATGGAGATCTGGGCAACATGCCAAAGGAGCCACGGCCCTGGTTTCAGAAATGGGTGTGTTCAAACGCCGAGTCGCCTGCAAACTCAGGTCGAATACCTGGGTTCGATCACTTGTTCAACTTGACATGTAATTATCGCCGCGATGCAGATATCCCAGTGCCTTATGGGTACTTGGTTCCAGTGACAGACAGGGATCAGAGTTTCAAACTGCCAGCCAAGGACAAACTGGTCTGCTGGATTGTGAGCAACTGGAACCCCAATTTTAAGAGAGTTCAGTTCTACAATGAGCTGAAAAACCACATCAACATAGACGTTTATGGGAATGCCTTTGATCGACGTGTAAATAACCAAGATTTTCCAAAAATAATATCTAGTTGTAAGTTCTACTTATCCTTTGAAAACTCTATCCACACAGACTACATCACAGAGAAGTTGTACAATCCCCTGAAATTGGGAACTGTGCCAGTAGTCCTGGGCCCTACAAGACAAAATTATGAGAATTATGTCCCAGGAGATTCTTTCATCCATGTGGATGACTTTGCCAGTCCAAAGGAGCTGGCAGAGAGGCTGCTGTACCTCGACCAGCATCCTACTGAGTACAGCAGATACTTCAACTGGAGAGAACATTTTAAGGTCATTCAAGCACAGTTTGGTCGTGAACATGCTTGCAGATCATGTGATTacttacaaaaacacagaggttaCCAAGTTTTTCATGATCTCAACAAATGGTACTGGGGTTAA